The Dreissena polymorpha isolate Duluth1 chromosome 4, UMN_Dpol_1.0, whole genome shotgun sequence region tCTGAAAATTTCCAAACtaattttttaacatcatctgaGAAAATATAGTTGCATTATCTGAAAACACGCTAAATTTTTTAGACATGAAATACAGAGTACGCATCGAAGTAtctattattatttcaatatttatttctcCGATGGTTTTTAAACGAATGAAATACTACCGATTTCATTCATTATTCAGCTTGATTACGATGTAATTATATTAAGGAGCAATTATCAATTAGCACGTTTTAAAGACGCGAAAATGCAcatgtacatgaaaaaaaatcttactgTAACGTGTAACGTTGATTGATTGTGCCAAAAAGCAAATGATAAAAGTACTGAGACAATTAAAAGGTTCCGTCAATGTCCCGTTCTGACCTGGGCGTCACCGTACTGACCTGGGGGTCACAGTGCGATTCTGCGATCTTGTGCAGGTCAAGCAGCGCCTGATTGACAGCCTTCTCCAGCTCCAGGGCTGTCTTCATAGCGTCCAGGCCACACCCCCACTCGTCCTTGTCGGGCTTCTGATGAcgtaataaatacaaataaacctcgctctgggaaaactgggctaaatgcatgtgcgtagtgtcgcccagattagcttgtgcaatccggACTGAACTAATCTATGACGATAATTAACGCAcgtattttaaacatagtttcccaaagcgaggcttaAATTTAGTAATAGAATGGACAACAACGTTGGAAAGGTTAAACGGTCTGCGGAGAAACAGTCTGAACGGAAGAAATCCACACAAAGAACATAGACGGTTGCGCCGGGTTTTCTCTTCAGGATATGGTTTATCGAATACATTGGTTTCACATTTCGCAACGAAAAGCATTTCCAATATAAATTGAGCCTCGGTctaagaaaacagggcttaatgcgtttgcgtaaattgtcgtcccagataagtatgtgcaggaCTGAACAGGTTAAtaaggaaagacactttccgcctatactggattttcgtttaggagggacttattttaaacgaaaaattccacaaaagcgGTTAATGTcgtccctgactgcacaggctaatctgggacgacactttacgcacatgtatttatccCCGTTTTACAAGAGAGCGGCTAAAATAAAATTACGAATCGGTCAACACGAAATACAAAATTTACCAATACCCGTTAATACTTTAAAGAGTGTATAAATGTGTGCATACTGATACCGCTGTATATCTGTAAATAGGTCAAACTAATGTAAACCAAATGCATAATTTAACTTGAATAAACTTGAGATTTGACGCGAAcgagtatttgacttttgacacAAGTGGATGCGACCCGTGCTGGAGAAATAAGACAAATCCACAATGGCTCATTATTCTAATTGAAATTTGAACTGTATACGCAGTAATTGCTTTCAAGCGTATTGATACTTCACGTCATATCCATTGTTAGATTAAAGTGCCTGTTCCGTTGGAAATGGGCGCCGTATAATTAGATAAAAAAATACGATGCGCATTTTCCAACCAAGTAGGAGTAATATTTTAAGGCCATTGGAAGCGAGACACAGTGGAAAAGTAATCAAAAACAATTCATTAAATGATTAACATTCTTTGCAACAAGCAACTTAATCTTTGATTCGCGCTATGCTTGTATGTATGTGTTGTGTCCAGTCTTATCTTAGCTAGTAATGAAAACGataaacaacaacatcatcaacaacaaaacgCATAATCATTACAAATATACAAGTAAATAAGTAACATGAAAAGTTGAAGCCATTACAGTTTTACAATACATCCGCAAATAATATTTAGAATAATGTTTAGAAATTAGGTAAAAACCAACCAATACGTGGGTTAACAATATTAAATGCACTTCAGTTATGAAAAGGTCGCAGGTCCAACAAATATCTCCCGTAAACATGCATAAAATATATAGCTCACGTTCACATTCGTTTAAACTTAATTTTGCTTTTTAACACGGGTGTATCATTGTCACATTGTAGTTAACATAAGTTATGGAAAATAAATCACTCCCAAGGTTATACCGCCTAGATAAAACACGAACTTGCTTATAAATAGAAATCTGTAGCTTATGTAACTTGAAATATGAGGCATGTTATTCTGGTAACGCACGATTTAGCATTGCCCAAAATCGGTCTCAAATAACCAAATCACCGTGTATGGTTCAAGTACCGGGTTATGGTTCAAGTGACAAATGCAATCCAGCTAAAAAAGGTATAAACTAAACGTAAGCGTAAACATCTCAGTACTTTGTAATTTTGTAACAAGTTATATAGGACCTTATTAATAAGTTTTATATCACATTTCAGTATGGCTTTGCGGTTAAGACACTGCCAACAAAAACGACGTGCATATTTAGTATTGCTGGTTGCAGACGAATCCAAAATGTAATACCATATGTCGTGGAGAAAAAGTGGTTTAATCGTTTAAGTAGATAAAGATATTTGTATGGAAATCTGTGTTTGGCATTTTGAGGAAATAGTTTTATAGCAGATGAATGAATCACGTTTGATTAAAATCAgtttaaaagaaaatacatgatttgaaatagtttttttatgGGATGACTTATTACAAAGATCGTTCTTATAGATGCCATGAAACCCTTTAAACTTCAATTCCAGTACCGGAAGTGACGTACCTGGATGGCTTGGAGCACAATGCGACCGCCTCGCTTGTTCTGGTACTTCATAAGCTTCTCGGCATGCTCGCGTTCCTCCTCGCTGGACTTACGGAAGAATTTGGAGAATCCCTTCAGAGCAACATCGTCGCGGTCGAAGTAGAAGGCCTGAAATCGAGGCGAATGAAATTATATACAGTACACACAACGTGTTCACGCGGCGTCCCTTTGGCAGAAATGGAGTGAGAGCAGCCGGAACGTGAAATATGTTGTACAAAATACATTCAGAGCGACATCGTGGCGGTCGAAACGGAAAGTATACAAACTTTTGTGCTGGCTAGTCTATGGGTTGGATTTTTTCGGGTACTTAACGAGTATGTCAGTCAAATATCGGAAAGTCGATGGACATACTAGCTATTGATCTCGGATAAACAAAACACGATCGGAGCGTTAAATAAAGGAGTTAGAGCACATTCTTCTGCCAGAAATATGCAACTGCTTACACTAGGGCGAGAACGGTCTGCGCATAATTTCATGACCGATCAGCATACTATAATTTAGCAAGGCTGGCATGTGGTCTAAGATACTTTCTTAAACATGCTGATGCCGTGAAATACTTTTTGTTAAGATAACTTTTATGTCTCGGACATACAATAGCACATTTAATTCGTGCGAACGTAAAACGCTAAATCGCGATCATGTCATAAGTCCCACATTGTG contains the following coding sequences:
- the LOC127876295 gene encoding soma ferritin-like — protein: MAASRPRQNFHAESEAGINKQINMELYASYVYQSMAFYFDRDDVALKGFSKFFRKSSEEEREHAEKLMKYQNKRGGRIVLQAIQKPDKDEWGCGLDAMKTALELEKAVNQALLDLHKIAESHCDPQMMDFIEGEYLEEQVDGIKDLSDHITNLIRVGPGQGEWHYDRKLDS